DNA sequence from the Procambarus clarkii isolate CNS0578487 chromosome 9, FALCON_Pclarkii_2.0, whole genome shotgun sequence genome:
gcagggcgaggagaaaggaggaacagggcgaggaggaaggaggaggagtagggcgaggaggaaggaagagggggaggaggaggaggaggaggaggagggcgagcaggaagaaggaagaggaacaTGGCCAGGAGTAAGAAGGAGGAACATAgccaggaggaaagaggaggagctgggaaaggaggaggagggcaaggaggaggagggcgaggaggaaggaggaaaaaggagaagaggaaggaggaggaggaggaggaggaggaaggaaggaaggaaggaggaggaggaagacgacgacgacgaagaggaaggaaggagtaggaggaggagaagggcgaggaggaaggaaggaggggggcaaggatgaaggaaggaggaggaaaaggaggagtgTAATGCGgaaagaaggaagaagaggaaaagagcgagaaggaaggaaggaggaggaggaagaaaagggCGAAAAGGAtgtaaggaggaggagcaggaggaggaggaggaggaggaggaggaggaggaggaggaggaggaagaaagaggaggaggagggcgaggaggaaggaaggaggagggcaagtaggaaggaaggaggaggagaaggagtaggaaggaaggaggaggaaaaggagtaggaggagggagagaaggaggaggatgaggcaaaGGAGAAGGgctaggaagaaggaggaggaagaggaaggaggagcagggaaaggaggaaagaggaggagcagggcaacgaACAAGGAGGAAGAGCAGACCATGGAGGAAGAGGAaaagagcgagaaggaaggaaggaggagaaggaggaggaaggaaggaggaggaagagaaggcgaggaggaaagaaggaggaggatgaagagaaggaggaagagggccaggaagaaggaggaggaagagggcgaggagaaagaaggaggaccaggaggaaggaggaggaggagcagaccgaggaggaaggaggagaagcagggcgaggaggaatgaggaggagggtgatcaggaaggaggaggagcagggaaagaaggaaagaaggagggggaggagggcgaggagtaaggaggaggattAGGGTGAGGAGGTAGGAGAAGGAtgatggcgaggaggaaggaggaggaaaaaggcaaggtggaaggaggaggaagagggcgaggaggaaggaggaggaggagggcgagaaggaaggaggaggaggaaggcgaggaggaaggaagaggggagcgAGAAGGCaggaagaggacgaggaggaggagggcgaggaggaaagaggaggagcaggtcgaggaggaaggaggagaaggagcaaTGTGAGGAGGAAGGCGGATgacgagggtgaggaggaaggaggaggaggagggcgaggaggaaggaggaggagaagggtaaaaaaagaatgaggaggagcagggcaaggagaaaggaggaggagcaggacaaCGAACAAGGAGGAGGAGCGGGGCAAGGGGGAAGAAGAATTAAGGAGctgggagaggaagaaggaggcgaaacaaggcaaggaggaaggaggaggagcgcaaggaggaaggaggagggcgaggaggaaggaggaggaggaggaggaggggcagggcgaggaggaaggaaaaagGAGGAGCTGGGAGAGTAagacagaaggaggaggagggtgaggagaaaggaaggaggaggaggagaatgaggaaggcaaggaggaaaaaaggagaggaaggaggaggaaggaaagaagaggaggaaaaggagggcgaggagaacagaaggaggaggaagaggaggaggagggcgaggaggaaggacgacgaggaggaggagggcgaggcggaaggagaagggcgaggaggaaggacgacgaggaggagggcgaggaggaaggaggaggaggagggcgaggaggaaggaggaggagcagggcgaggaggaaggaggaagagtagggcgtggaggaaggaggacggagaggaggaggaggagggcgagcaggaagaaggaggagtagggcaaggaggaagtaggaggagcAGGGGAACGAACAAGGAAaaagagcagggcaaggaggaaggaggaggaacatggccaggagtaaggaggaggaacatagccaggaggaaggaggaggagcagggaaaggaggaggaggagggcgaggaggaaggaggagaaaggcgaagaggaaggaggagggcgaggaggaagaaaggAGGGGGGCAAGgatgaaggaaggaggaggaaaaggaggaggaggagtgtgatgaggaaagaaggaggaagaggaaaagagcgagaaggaaggaaggaggaggaggaagaaaagggCGAAGAGGAtgtaaggaggaggagcaggaggaggaggagaaggaggaggaggaggaggaaagaggaggaggagggcgaggaggaaggaaggaggagggcaagtagGAAGGAAGGTGGAGGAGAAGGAGTAGGAGGCGAGGAAGGAAATAGGAGGATGAGGAA
Encoded proteins:
- the LOC138362920 gene encoding uncharacterized protein, with translation MRKEGGRGKEREGRKEEEEEKGEEDVRRRSRRRRRRRRRRRKEEEEGEEEGRRRASRKEGGGEGVGGEEGNRRMRKRRRARKKEEEEGEEKEGGRVGRRRRRTARRKEEEQTEEKGG